The sequence GAGATTGAATAATTCTTCAACACTAAAATCATTTCCTTTTAATTCTCTAAAAGCTAATAACCTTCGAAAATCCATCTCTGTACCTAATTTCAACACTATTTATACCACATTCTAGTTATGCTAGCTAGAGTAATCGGTCTCAGCTACTGAATATCTATACAATTAATATGGATTTCAAAGCTGTGATCCTTCTGTTTGCCTCCATTCTCTTACTTACTACAAAGGTATTTAATTATGAATGGAAAATTTGCATGATGATTTCTTTACATGTTATatctttaatttttcttatgttTCTGAAATATTCAATGATACTGTAACTTTCTAGGTCTCATCTACTCATGATCAGGAACTCAAGATAAAGGTATTAATCATGTATATCTTTATTTTAAAACCATATTGTTGATTATTTAAGTGCACTTTACTGTCCTGTTCCGTTGATCATATTAGCTTATACATTACTAATTTTAATTACGAACAGAATCAGAGTGAACGCCGTAGTTTATTTAATATTTGGATATATCCACGCATTCCATTTTGGAGCCCAGCATTCAGGGATCCATATCAACCAAAACGTCCACTGTATAAACCGGAGGCTCCCATAGTAATGGAGGCCACGCCACCCACTTCCGATGCAACTCCACCACCATCGGCGAATACCAGCTcaggtatatatatacacgtaaCTCTAGTTTCATGATTAAtgtgaataatatatatatatatatatatatatattcaattaATATTAAATACTATATGTGTGGTTGCTGATTAACTACAAAAAATTCTGTGggcttggagattgcttcaagttgTGTGACGTGAGGTGCAAAATCGAAAAGAACAAGAAGATCTGCAGGAAATCGTGCATGTTATGCTGTGCCCGCTGCAAATGTGTTCCGCCGGGAGACTACGGCACCAACATGGACAAGTGTGGCAAATGCTATAGTACTGATATACAGTATCACGGACACAAGTGCCCTTGACCTATATATTAATCTTGTAATTAATCAACTAATTAAGCATGAAGTCGAGATAATTATTAAGTATTATGAGGATTGATCGTAAaggacaaaaaataaaaggccaatatatataattatatatatatggtatTTATATGGCCTACGCGTCCCATATTTCAATAGTAATTATTGTTCGTTTAAACTTCGAAACTTCAATAGTAGAATTATATTCAATTGTCCAATGTCAATGGCATAAACTTAGTATAACAATTAATGAAGTCTATGAATAAATAATACATccttttaattaaatatatggATTGTATGGTTTTAGATTTGAGATATTCCAAAGGACTCTTCATGGACTCTATGCTTTCTTATGTTTTATAATCTTGACATGagaattgacgttaaactgtaAGATGATAAAGAATCCATGAAAAGTTTCACTTTAAGAGTCCCTCGCAGTCCAGCTAAACATATTAGCATTTATCTTTAGTTTTAGCACTCTTTGGGATCGTCACCCTTGCAGTCCAGCTAAACACATTGGTACAAGTCTCATCTGCAATCTGGTGCTTGTTTTATCCAAAAGAACAAGAATTGTTTCATTGAAATCAGCTCCAATGAAAGTAACACATACATAAGTACACACAGAAGAATCTACGAAATTGCATGCATAAATAGGTGAGAACAAGTACAACAAATGCAAAACCAATTATCGACTCTTTGTTGGTCCAACTTTCGTGCATCAACAGTATATACAAAATGGCTTTCCAGAATCACAAGGTTGCAGCCATGTTGTTCGTTTGGGTTGCAATTGCTAGCTTGGTGCTGACTGTTTCTGCAGAAGTTAGCACTCCAGCCCCTGCCCCATCCGCAGCACCAACTGCTCTAATTACAGCATTTCCAGTGTCAATGCTGATTGGTTTTTTGGGGTTCATAATTTATCTCTTTTGATTAGTACAATATGTACGCTAAGCCTTTTGGATTAGGCTAGAATATCATGTTTGGTTGCTGTTGGCTCTTATGATGTGCATGCCAATCCCCAAATATGTCATATACATGGTTAAGTTCTGTATTAATAGTGCTTGTAAGTTGTAACAGCTTTGCTTGGATATTTCATATATATGGTTTTCCCTTAATTTGTTGCAACATTCCACTCGATCACGAGAAAGATTGTATTATTATTGTGTCGTGTTAGTACATGGTGTGGCATAATCAATGAAAACCTTATGGATATAACATTAAAGTATAAACTCATCGTCTACTCATACTATGAAATATTGAGGCCATTCATTATCGTAAATAATTTATTAATGCATgctttgcaaaaaataaaagctgaaaaatgaaaatatatgcTTTCAAATAAAGCTCTCAACAAACAAAAGATGTAGCTTCTGCTAATTGAACGTATGACGTTTCACCCTTTTGTATTAAATTTTCTGGTTTCCAAATTAAAGTAGTTTAGAAATCGGTTTGTAGCAGATCATTTGTGTCGCAAAAGACAACGGCAGAGGAGAATAAGAAGGCATTTTCTCTCCTTCAATGTAGGGAAGCAGCACAAGTTAGCCAAAGTTAGGTAGTAGCTCAGCTGAAATTCCTCCCCAAACTTTCCAAATTTGactaaattaactataaaatcaaataattcatgataatccaaaaataaataataaggtggtgctatccacgtactcatttttatttttcacacaccatttgttaattttttcccTTTGATATTCTCCAATTCATTCGATCTAAAGGCCGAAAATTAAGAAGAGGTGCgagaagtaaaaaggagtgtgtggataacatTGTCCTAAATAATATTACACCACTGCGTAAGTTCAAACTCTGTCGGCttcctaatctaacatttaatataaaaaatctatggtttgacaaaaaagaaaattaatattaCACATTCTGACACTGAGCTTCTAGGCCTCGGCCCATTCAACAATATCATCTCCTAAAAtataggcccaatgggcccacaATATTTCCTGAAAGAAGAGTAAGACtgcaagaaagagaaaaaaggagCGAAAGTGTTGAACAACGACTGTGACGATCGGGAAGAAAATTGGCGGAGTTAAAATGGCGGACGGCAGAGATGCGGCGGAAGGAAGCAACGCCATAGCAAGCACGCGGAGAAGACGACGGATATGGctgaagagaaaagagaaatggCTGGTAGTACTGGGCGTAGTTCTCCACGCTGTTTACATGCTCAGCATCTTTGACATCTACTTCAAGTCCCCCATTGTCCACGGCATGGATCCCGTCACCCCCCGCTTCTCCGCTCCTGCAAAACGCCTCGTTTTGCTCGTCGGTACGTCCAATTTTCCCGGTAAAATTCCTCTGTCTTCTTATTCGAGTGTGCTATGAAAGTTTGGAGCTTCTGCTGCAGCTGATGGGCTGCGAGCCGACAAATTCTTCGAGTCGGATTCCGACGGGAACTTCAGAGCACCGTTTTTGAGAAGTGTTATGAGAGAGAAAGGTCGGTGGGGAGTGTCGCACGCTCGTCCGCCGACGGAGTCGAGGCCTGGACATGTTGCTATCATTGCTGGGTTCTATGAGGATCCCAGTGCTGTTACGAAaggtttaatctttttttttaattttttaattttttcagcaTTTATACAGATGAAATTTGGCTTCCTGAAGAAACCCAAATCGTGTTTTCAGGGTGGAAAGCTAACCCTGTTGAAttcgattcggtttttaatCGAAGCCGGCATACTTTTTCTTATGGTAGTCCGGATATAGTTCCGATTTTCTGCGCTGCATTGCCTCACAGCACCTGGAATAGTTACCCTCATGAATTTGAAGACTTTGCTACTGGTTTGATTTCAAACTTTCATCACATTGTTTCAGTTACAACTTGTTATGTCTGTTTTCGTTTTCGGTTTACTGGATTGTTTTCAGTCTTTTAGCACATTGCTACTGGTGAAGTTTAAATATTTGGTAATTGCGTATGATGCTTTCTTTTATCAATATGTATGTGTTAATGCAGATGCTTCCTTTCTGGATGAGTGGTCTTTTGATCAATTTCAGAGCCTTCTGAATCGGTCCAAAGAAGACCAGAAGTTGAAGGAGTTACTCTTACAGGATAATCTTGTTGTGTTTTTGCACTTACTTGGCTGTGATTCAAATGGTCATGCGCATAGGCCCTTTTCGTCCATATATCTCAATAATGTTGCGGTTGTTGACAGTATAGCTGAAAGGGTTTATAATCTTCTTGAAGATTATTACAAGGACAATTGTACTGCATATGTATTTACCGCTGATCATGGAATGCATGATAAAGGTTGGAATTAATTCATTCACTTATATAGAAATTTTTTGCTCTTCTTTTTTCACTGAATTGTTATAAGTTTTTATCTTCATCATTTTTTCCCCCTTGTAACAGTTCTTACGTGTTATAATTTTACTGATAGGCAGCCATGGAGATGGACATCCTTCAAACACTGATACTCCCCTAGTTGTTTGGGGAGCAGGTGTTAAACATCCCAAGCCAGTCTCCAACCATTCTGATTGCAGTTTTCGTTTTGTTGATGATCATATGCATGATGCGCCAACACCTAAAGAATGGGGCCTTCATGGCATTGAAAGGGTGGATGTTAATCAAGCTGATATTGCACCTCTCATGGTTGTACAATTTGCTTTCCCAACTTTTTTCCCCTTTAAACTACCTTTCAAGTTTAATCACTCTTATTTGCTGATTGAGTTTTCTGGCAGTCAACTCTTCTTGGTTTGCCTGGTCCTGTAAACTCAGTTGGAAGTTTACCTCTTGATTACATAGACATGACAAAGGTATAGTCAACCAGTTTGATTGACGACTTTATCTTTTCGTTGTAAAGGATGTAAAATGTTATCACTTTTATCTTTGCCTGCATATGCATATTCTATTCGATGAGTTTTCTGGTTATTTGGTAGACAGCTGAATTTTCTCTTTTCGTTTAATTTTCCAGGAAGATGAAGCTGAAGCTGTGGTTGCAAACTCAAAGCAAATTCTCAACCAGTTTCTTAGGAAGTCACGTATCCTTTTGTTATctgattacacacacacacacacacacacacacacatatttatgCGCTATAGATGACAACAAGGCATCACTTCCTTTAATCATAACATATCCAATTCGTTTAATGAAATAgcatattaagtttaaaactgTTGTTATATCTGATTCTACTGGAGTTTTGAGGAGCGAAAGGAGGTAGACACGTCCTTTTTATTGATCTTGGATTTCTTGACAAAATTAGAAACAAAGGAGGcaaattcattaaattttaaGCCTTTCAAACCACTGGCCGATTATTCCTCCCTATTGGATCAGATTGAGGATCTAATATCTAATACAGACTATGAAGCTGCAAGGAAGCTGTCTGAAGATCTCAGGGATTTGGCTTTGAAAGGACTACACTATTTCCAAACTTACGATTGGCTGATGCTCATGACAGTAATTATTCTTGGGTATATCGGTTGGATGACCTATATTCTTCTCCATGTGTTGCAATCTTATACTTCATTGGCAGGGTATATGTTTAGAAAGGAGCAAGCAGATCACCGGACAGATAATACCAGAAAAGTAATGTTTGTGTAAGCTTGACCTCTTGTAAGCTTTGATAGCGATTTCTAAATTGAAGGACGTAATTCTAAAAAAACCtatgttttttgttaaaaaaaaataaaaaataaaaaataaaagacgtTTGTGACTATATTATATATGAAATTTGAACATCTAGAAGTGTTAATATTCACCCTGTAATGTAACccataaatctcattattttctGTAGGTACAACTTTGTGGATGCCTTTTTCTGGGACTACTTAGTATAGTACTGTTTATGGAGCGTTCTCCTCCTCTTTACCACACATACACGTCAATGACAGTATTTCTATGGACACAAATATTTAGTGAATATTGGTTCATCAAAGCATTATGGAAAGATTTATATGGAAGAAGAATCAATTACTTTGTGAAAATTCTAGCCACTGGTGCTTTCTCAGtattcattcttgaattcctgGTATTGAATCAGAACTGTAATTTTTCACACTGCAAGCCATGGGATTATTGTACCCTACAATCCTGAACAGCGTCTTTTGGTGATTCCTGCAGGTTAATAGCTTTACTGAGAGGAAGCTATACACTTGGTGTTTCCTAGTTTCCGGAGTCATATCCTTTCTCTATCTCTTAAAATCAATTCCATGGAGATCTGGCATACCAATCTTTGTTTGTGCTGCATGTTGGTTCTTGTCTGTATTTACTTTGATGCCAGCAGAAATTCCAGATAATAATCGTCTAGTGTAAGTCATCTTAATTCCTGAATGTTTCTTTCAGGTGTGTGCATGTGTTGGGTCGGGGGTTAATTTTTCAAATAGTTATGACTTCATTGTAAATGTAAGGAACTTCAGAATTGTTAGCACAATCTCTAATTCAACCAATACCTTTATTGTGCTCACATCTTTGTATGGGAAGGCTGGGCTTTGTTGAGATTTCCTTCTTTCTAGGAGGGTAAACCTGGTATGTGTTCAAAGCACAAACCCAGCACGTGCCAATATTACTATTTGCAGGAACTCGAATCAGCTTTGATAATTGTGTTTGTTATGTTTGtgtaaaattaagaaatgaattGAATGCACATTTGATTAATCAATAAAGATTAAGCTAattatgaagcttttgtgacGAATCATGTTTGCAGGATTTGGAGTGGAGTTATGATTATTATGATCGGAGTAGCTGCCAGACTGCTAGATCTGCGCACTGAAGGAAAGTATTGGCTAAGTATCTGTAATCATGACAAGAAGAAACCTAAATTTCCCATGCTCTTCCAGTTACAGGTGCTTAACCTATCTCTGTACTTGGTTGGTTTGGAAAGAATATAAAGTAACTTAACAAGTCTGGAGataaattttagatttttggACCTTTGTGAATTAGGCTCTTTTGGTTGGATTGTCATCCATGATGGTGTCGATATCAACCTCTCATAGAACAGAGAAGCAGGAACTACTCGCTGTGCACCAGATCATAAATTGGTCCATCGCTGGTATGCATTCCAACTCTTCCCTATTAGGTTAATATTTATACTTCTATTCGGGCCTTTTAACATATCCGGCTTGTAAGTTATTTTCTCTTTATAATTGATATGTCAGTTGACAGGTATTTAATGCCTGAAAAGTTTATAACTGCAAATTACATGTCTATTGATATTGATCTTTAATTTGTCGGGTCATAGGTTTCTCGATGGTACTTCCATTATTTTCAGCAAATGGTCTCTTGTCCCGGCTTACTTCCATATTTCTCGGTTTTGCTCCCACATTTCTTCTATTATCTATCGGGTACAGTCCATCCATATGCTAACTTTTATGGTTGCCTTCATTTAACAGTTTTTTTAATATGCATAATGTTAGGATGATTTTTTTGATCTTTTCCTTCATTCTCAAAACATATGCAGATATGAAGCTGTTTTCTACGGTGCTCTGGCCCTTGTACTCATCTCTTGGATACTAGTTGAAAACACACTTATTTACTCAAGTAAGGTGAAAAGGTTGTCAAGTTCCTTTAGCGATATGGAGGATAATGTCATACTTGATGGTAGATACTTACAGCTGTCTGACGTGAGAATTCCGTTAATCTTTGTAAgtcctttctcttttctttttggaaaaTATTTATCTGATTGTTGGAGAAATTTAATGATATACATTGCCCACTCTTTTTGATAATTTTACTGCTCATCATGGTAATCTCCGATGTCTTTTGTGGTTTTAGATGGTTTTATTCAACGTTGCTTTCTTTGGAACGGGAAACTTTGCGAGTATTGCAAGTTTTGAGATTTCATCAGTGTATCGGTTCATTACTGTCTTCAGTGTAAGTGAAGGGTGAACTTTCCTCAGTATTTATCAGATTAGTCGCTATTACTTACCTGATATTATTTGGTTCTAATTGCAGCCGTTTCTCATGGCCGCCTTACTTATCTTCAAGTTATTCATTCCGTTCCTGCTAGTCATGTAAGTACAGTTACAATTTTGTGTGTGATACGTGGTTGCAAGCTGTTGAAACATCCTTCTTTTAAGCCATAAGAAATTGTAAGCAATTGGGTTCTCATATAATTTGTGTTCGACTGACTTGCAGATGTGTATTCAGTGCAATAACAAAGCTAAACCGACTTCCACGGTTGGCATGCTATTTTCTCGTTATACTATTTTCAGACGTAATGACTATGCATTTTTTCTTCCTGGTAAGTTACTATACTCTTCAGATTTTGGACTCGTAAATTTTTCTCACCGCACCTGTCTCTTGTAACAATACGAGAGTACCCAATAAAGTAACCACACTATACATACTACACATGCATGGACGAATGCTTCTTATCATACAGCATCAGAACAATCGTTTCTAGCAAACCCTACTGACAGTTTTTATCGTTGTTAGGTCCGGAATACAGGAAGCTGGATGGAAATTGGTAACAGCATCAGCCACTTCGGAATCATGAGTGCTCAAGTTGTCTTTGTGCTTTTGCTCTTTGCTCTCACGAACATATACACGAAAGATATCGACATTGGTTCAGTGGACTGCTCCTCTCGGAAAGCAATGTAGGTCGTGTTAAATTGGGACTTTGGGCATCAAAATAAGTCACCAGTGTTCAGGAAAAGCGAGCATTAACGCTGCTAAGGCACACGTCTTGCGGTCTTCTGCAATTTTTTGCCGTTTATTCCTGCAACTGCTGATTGCTCGTACAAAGTTCGATTGAAATTTAATGAGAGTCAGAGCAATGCGATTTTCCAAGTGTTCCCCAAAGATCCCACAACGTTCGATTGAAATTTTGGCACTCTCCTCACATGTCTTGATTAGTTGATACGATTTAACCAGTTATCCCATTTAGTTATTCATTGATCAATTTTGTAACTACATTTAACCAGTACATACTCCTCTTTTGGCTGTCTGAAATATTTGATTGATCGTAGATACTATCTTCCATCTCGAAACAATAAAAGTCGGCCTTATATTGGGAGAAATTCTTGGCTACGAACGACCAGACCACATGGTTGTTTAAGAGCATCTTTAACCAGAGTCCCATCACTATTTTTGAAGAATCATTTACGAACTTAAAGGGAATATACTTGTTCCTAAAAGAAAATTAGTTCCAATGGAGTGTCTTATAGTATAATCTTTAAATTTAAGGACTATGAATTAAAAAATCATTGTTAATTTCACAAGGAGAAACCTTAAAAAACTTTCACAACCGTTGTTTTCTCatcaaacaaaagagaaaagtaACAGGACCTGCCCCGTTGGAAGCTGCCCAGTATTTTAGAGTTCCATCACGTGCTCGCGTGCTGGGGACTTTCCTCGAAGAAAGATGGTAATCTACTATAAAATCAAAAGTAACGTTATCTACATacttattttacttttaaaacatCCCTATACAATCCTTAATTGTAAAGTAATTGTAAGGTAATTGCGATCCACTGGAAGTCACCAAGTATAGAAACAaacattggagatgctctaattgCACGCACAAAACACCCATTCTTGCCGATGGTCCCACCCTGCGCCCCTTGCGCGCATGCGAGCGTTCGTACTCAAGGATTGCCCCTTGTAATTGTAAAAGCAAATAATAGAAAAAGACGACCATATGGTATTGCTGGTAGGTGAACTGGGAAAGAAACAGAACGGTCAACGGCCATACCCGAGCTCTCAGATTCACTAGTTAGATTCCTTT is a genomic window of Malus domestica chromosome 09, GDT2T_hap1 containing:
- the LOC103442286 gene encoding gibberellin-regulated protein 14-like, which encodes MDFKAVILLFASILLLTTKVSSTHDQELKIKNQSERRSLFNIWIYPRIPFWSPAFRDPYQPKRPLYKPEAPIVMEATPPTSDATPPPSANTSSDCFKLCDVRCKIEKNKKICRKSCMLCCARCKCVPPGDYGTNMDKCGKCYSTDIQYHGHKCP
- the LOC103411176 gene encoding uncharacterized protein — protein: MADGRDAAEGSNAIASTRRRRRIWLKRKEKWLVVLGVVLHAVYMLSIFDIYFKSPIVHGMDPVTPRFSAPAKRLVLLVADGLRADKFFESDSDGNFRAPFLRSVMREKGRWGVSHARPPTESRPGHVAIIAGFYEDPSAVTKGWKANPVEFDSVFNRSRHTFSYGSPDIVPIFCAALPHSTWNSYPHEFEDFATDASFLDEWSFDQFQSLLNRSKEDQKLKELLLQDNLVVFLHLLGCDSNGHAHRPFSSIYLNNVAVVDSIAERVYNLLEDYYKDNCTAYVFTADHGMHDKGSHGDGHPSNTDTPLVVWGAGVKHPKPVSNHSDCSFRFVDDHMHDAPTPKEWGLHGIERVDVNQADIAPLMSTLLGLPGPVNSVGSLPLDYIDMTKEDEAEAVVANSKQILNQFLRKSQTKEANSLNFKPFKPLADYSSLLDQIEDLISNTDYEAARKLSEDLRDLALKGLHYFQTYDWLMLMTVIILGYIGWMTYILLHVLQSYTSLAGYMFRKEQADHRTDNTRKVQLCGCLFLGLLSIVLFMERSPPLYHTYTSMTVFLWTQIFSEYWFIKALWKDLYGRRINYFVKILATGAFSVFILEFLVNSFTERKLYTWCFLVSGVISFLYLLKSIPWRSGIPIFVCAACWFLSVFTLMPAEIPDNNRLVIWSGVMIIMIGVAARLLDLRTEGKYWLSICNHDKKKPKFPMLFQLQALLVGLSSMMVSISTSHRTEKQELLAVHQIINWSIAGFSMVLPLFSANGLLSRLTSIFLGFAPTFLLLSIGYEAVFYGALALVLISWILVENTLIYSSKVKRLSSSFSDMEDNVILDGRYLQLSDVRIPLIFMVLFNVAFFGTGNFASIASFEISSVYRFITVFSPFLMAALLIFKLFIPFLLVICVFSAITKLNRLPRLACYFLVILFSDVMTMHFFFLVRNTGSWMEIGNSISHFGIMSAQVVFVLLLFALTNIYTKDIDIGSVDCSSRKAM